Proteins encoded together in one Halothermothrix orenii H 168 window:
- the pilM gene encoding type IV pilus assembly protein PilM has protein sequence MFFGNKTITAVDIGSYAIKAVKMRAGKNGLNIITAGSRILPEKAVNQGEIQDYAVVSRILKDVLEEINGSKYIITAVPGKNLIIRNMEMPLISEEELTEAIKWEADDYLPFPVEQAMFDYILLSKDEENMSVLLVAAERKTINGLVKIFDNIGLKPAVINAQPMALISLLKIQGLVDDTVALVDAGASGTRVIIGDGKNIYLSRNIDIGGNHFTETLMESRNLEFSEAEEYKRKEGLAADDQNDNSAGFTDLTTTGLVKTLSALADSLAGEISRSLEYYFMKYKDNDLDKIFFTGGCSRLKGLDRVISEETGVTVVSIDPFEYFDFETWGEGAPGFSVAVGLGASEVLGNEN, from the coding sequence ATGTTTTTTGGCAATAAAACAATAACAGCTGTAGATATTGGCAGTTATGCCATTAAGGCCGTCAAAATGAGAGCTGGTAAAAATGGACTCAATATTATAACAGCCGGTAGTCGCATTTTACCTGAAAAAGCTGTAAATCAGGGGGAAATACAGGATTATGCTGTGGTATCCAGGATTCTCAAGGATGTTCTGGAAGAGATTAACGGGAGTAAATATATTATAACAGCTGTTCCCGGAAAGAATTTAATAATAAGAAATATGGAAATGCCTTTAATAAGTGAAGAGGAATTAACAGAAGCCATTAAGTGGGAAGCCGATGATTACTTACCCTTTCCTGTTGAGCAGGCCATGTTTGATTATATACTGCTATCAAAGGATGAGGAAAATATGTCGGTGTTGCTGGTAGCAGCCGAGAGGAAAACTATCAATGGGCTGGTAAAGATTTTTGATAACATAGGTCTAAAACCGGCTGTAATTAATGCCCAGCCTATGGCTTTAATTTCTCTGCTTAAAATTCAGGGCCTTGTTGATGATACGGTGGCCCTTGTTGACGCCGGGGCTTCGGGAACACGGGTAATTATTGGTGATGGTAAAAATATTTACCTATCACGTAATATAGATATTGGTGGTAACCATTTTACCGAAACCCTTATGGAGTCAAGAAACCTTGAATTCAGTGAAGCTGAAGAATATAAAAGAAAAGAAGGACTGGCAGCAGATGATCAAAACGATAACAGTGCTGGTTTTACTGATTTAACTACCACTGGACTCGTTAAAACCCTGTCTGCCCTGGCTGACAGCCTGGCCGGGGAAATTTCCCGCTCCCTTGAATACTATTTTATGAAGTATAAGGATAATGATCTTGATAAGATTTTTTTCACCGGGGGCTGTTCCCGGCTTAAAGGACTTGACAGGGTGATAAGTGAGGAAACAGGTGTCACGGTAGTTTCTATAGATCCCTTTGAATATTTTGATTTTGAAACCTGGGGTGAGGGGGCACCCGGTTTTTCGGTTGCTGTAGGACTCGGAGCTAGTGAGGTGCTTGGTAATGAGAATTAA
- a CDS encoding PilN domain-containing protein, producing the protein MRINFLPEQKKGIEINLKSILLFLLFMIIVAGLGGRYFYLQYRINALENEINGINSQLKILRPAQREYQSLVKKIRSLEDTIKAIEEADYFWYSLLEELGNITPDYVMLQNVNLSEDNKINIIGIARDEKELMVFVNNLKKSELFEMVQLLTVRKSQDLSFQIKAGVAERRK; encoded by the coding sequence ATGAGAATTAACTTTCTTCCGGAACAGAAAAAGGGAATTGAAATAAATTTAAAAAGTATTCTATTATTTCTATTATTTATGATTATTGTTGCCGGTCTGGGTGGGAGGTATTTTTATTTACAGTACAGGATTAATGCCCTGGAAAATGAAATTAATGGAATTAACAGCCAGTTAAAAATACTAAGACCAGCCCAGCGGGAGTATCAGAGTCTGGTTAAAAAAATCAGGTCCCTTGAAGATACTATAAAAGCCATAGAAGAGGCGGATTATTTCTGGTATAGTTTACTGGAAGAGCTAGGTAATATTACACCTGATTATGTAATGCTGCAAAATGTTAATTTATCTGAAGATAACAAAATTAATATTATCGGTATTGCTCGGGATGAAAAAGAATTAATGGTTTTTGTCAATAATTTAAAAAAATCTGAGTTATTTGAGATGGTTCAGCTGTTAACAGTTAGAAAATCCCAGGATCTTTCCTTTCAAATTAAAGCAGGAGTAGCAGAAAGGAGGAAGTAA
- the gspM gene encoding type II secretion system protein GspM: protein MWHNLSDREKKLIIFGLIAVICMVYWFYGEQPTTRTIDELESDLQQLRRELMIARVQSKKVKVLKKKYDKLLKQKEELPYYFYLDPEEFYETIEEMGKQANVEIKIYTVQSGQEDERGVNLGVDGNYEDILNFLSGMRYLKNIVDYNSLNITSDGELNLIINLNYNPETPGGEKQ from the coding sequence GTGTGGCATAATTTATCTGACAGGGAAAAAAAGCTGATCATATTCGGATTAATAGCGGTTATATGTATGGTTTACTGGTTTTATGGAGAACAACCAACTACCCGGACTATAGATGAACTAGAAAGTGATTTGCAACAGTTAAGGCGGGAACTTATGATTGCCAGGGTTCAATCAAAAAAAGTGAAAGTTTTAAAGAAAAAATATGATAAATTATTAAAACAGAAAGAAGAGTTACCCTATTACTTTTATTTAGACCCGGAGGAATTTTATGAGACTATTGAAGAGATGGGAAAACAAGCAAATGTAGAAATTAAAATATATACGGTTCAAAGTGGCCAGGAGGATGAAAGGGGAGTTAATCTCGGTGTGGATGGAAACTATGAAGATATCCTTAATTTCCTATCAGGAATGAGGTATTTAAAAAATATTGTAGATTATAATTCCCTGAATATTACTTCTGACGGGGAATTAAATTTAATTATTAATCTTAACTACAACCCGGAGACACCCGGGGGTGAAAAGCAATGA
- a CDS encoding LysM peptidoglycan-binding domain-containing protein yields MKTHKKLLAGLMLYLIILSIPGFAFASNGIDSHPVKVDMNFEEAEIQDVLTAIASLVNINLVVDSSVSGEITVKLDNMSFKEALDYVVKVSGLDYVWKNDTVIVASSERLKSFYGEELVETVSLKYSDPVHIYQLIKVFYPELKVQVDSNNLKLLMSGKRKTILAARNLIDRIDVPDSLITATYVAKFINADSLENHLRRIYPGLVLSSDRDNNILLIYGSKRKVREALELVNRIDLPRKEATFIVDINKGDVTRIEETVLNLFPDLVVEGNEASHKLIISGDKEEALKARDLIKEIDIGEEIDTEVVRVDYGNLDNLISVIQGLFPDIRLQSNPLKKEIIIKGNTSEVQEIVSLVNSLDIPRRQVIIEARFEEISANKISEFGMRPNLSEIQFIFDEATRELKSMNITWPEYLRFLEEEGQANMLANPRLLTLNGENARLLIGDKVPVKIEETSGSSEESEGESNAVSYEYIDVGISLEFTPWITEDGYIIMDVAPEVSSLGSPMGGGESIPPIKTREARTKIRLKDGQTFAIGGLIREDELESIAKVPLLGDIPLLGTLFRRSQTDKVKTEVVIFITPHIVKESFGDITTVDQSREKVLSNKTDEPSKKESTPDKEVVDTGGKDSENISVVSKVSRDGEIKEGKTGSEEEVDNNLAGNKKEDSEPHTTEKEGSKGSEDEIDITSKNSTSETTENEENSEETNTGEIIKSKDDVTGESTDDFGEKNIIEGEVNKKDVNKAEVNETEETVDEATRKELKNIINSEIIKPGNESSDNNLPEYYNILYKVKPGDTLASIARKYGLFVSNIKLVNGIDEVKTGQTITLPIPKSHLYIIKKGETLWQIYLKFGVSVSVLQEINNIKDVRKIPAGTLIIIPKRIND; encoded by the coding sequence GTGAAGACTCATAAAAAGCTACTGGCCGGATTGATGTTATATCTAATTATTTTATCTATACCTGGATTTGCTTTTGCCAGTAATGGCATTGATTCACATCCGGTTAAGGTTGATATGAATTTTGAAGAAGCAGAGATTCAGGATGTCCTTACAGCAATTGCTTCTCTTGTAAATATTAATCTGGTTGTTGATAGTTCAGTATCAGGTGAAATTACGGTAAAACTTGATAATATGAGTTTTAAAGAGGCCCTCGATTATGTTGTTAAAGTAAGTGGACTTGATTATGTCTGGAAAAATGATACCGTTATTGTAGCCAGTTCAGAAAGGTTGAAGTCTTTTTATGGGGAAGAACTGGTAGAAACAGTAAGCCTGAAATACTCTGATCCAGTTCATATTTATCAGCTTATCAAGGTGTTTTACCCGGAATTAAAAGTTCAGGTTGATTCCAATAACTTAAAGCTTCTTATGTCCGGCAAACGTAAAACTATCCTGGCAGCCCGGAATTTGATAGACCGGATTGATGTGCCTGATAGTTTAATTACAGCAACCTATGTTGCCAAGTTTATTAATGCAGACAGCCTGGAAAACCACCTCAGGCGGATTTATCCGGGGCTAGTTCTATCCTCAGACCGGGATAATAATATACTCTTAATATATGGTTCTAAAAGGAAAGTAAGAGAGGCTTTAGAGCTTGTTAACAGGATAGATTTACCCAGGAAAGAGGCTACTTTTATAGTTGATATTAATAAAGGTGATGTGACAAGGATTGAAGAAACGGTTTTAAATTTATTCCCGGACCTGGTTGTTGAAGGTAATGAAGCCTCACACAAGTTAATTATTAGCGGTGATAAAGAGGAGGCCCTTAAAGCCAGAGATTTAATAAAGGAAATCGATATCGGTGAGGAAATAGATACTGAGGTAGTCAGGGTAGACTATGGTAACCTTGATAATCTTATCTCAGTCATTCAGGGCTTATTCCCGGATATAAGGTTACAGAGTAATCCCCTTAAAAAAGAAATTATTATTAAGGGAAATACCAGTGAAGTTCAGGAGATTGTTTCCCTGGTTAACAGCCTGGATATCCCCAGAAGACAGGTAATAATTGAGGCCAGGTTTGAAGAAATATCGGCCAATAAAATATCTGAGTTTGGTATGAGACCGAATTTAAGTGAAATTCAGTTTATTTTTGACGAAGCCACCAGGGAGCTGAAGTCAATGAATATTACCTGGCCTGAATATCTAAGATTTCTGGAGGAGGAGGGACAGGCCAATATGCTGGCCAATCCGAGGTTGCTTACCCTGAATGGAGAAAATGCCAGGCTTTTAATAGGAGATAAAGTTCCGGTTAAGATTGAAGAAACTTCAGGGTCTTCAGAAGAATCAGAAGGTGAAAGCAATGCAGTAAGCTATGAATATATTGATGTTGGTATTTCTTTAGAATTTACTCCCTGGATTACTGAAGATGGCTATATTATTATGGATGTGGCCCCTGAGGTCAGCAGCCTTGGTTCCCCCATGGGTGGTGGAGAATCGATACCTCCAATAAAAACCAGGGAAGCCCGGACCAAAATCAGATTAAAGGATGGGCAGACCTTTGCCATCGGTGGTTTAATTAGGGAAGATGAACTCGAGAGTATTGCCAAGGTGCCTTTGCTCGGAGACATACCTTTATTGGGAACCTTATTTAGAAGGTCACAGACAGATAAGGTTAAAACCGAAGTTGTTATTTTTATCACACCACATATTGTCAAGGAATCATTTGGCGATATAACAACGGTAGATCAGAGTCGGGAAAAGGTTTTATCTAATAAAACCGATGAACCTTCAAAAAAGGAATCCACCCCGGATAAAGAGGTTGTAGATACAGGTGGAAAGGATTCGGAAAATATTTCAGTAGTCAGTAAAGTTTCCAGAGATGGGGAAATTAAAGAAGGAAAAACCGGGAGTGAAGAAGAAGTAGATAATAATCTTGCAGGGAATAAAAAAGAAGATAGTGAGCCCCATACAACCGAAAAAGAAGGTAGTAAGGGTAGTGAAGATGAAATAGATATCACCAGTAAGAACAGTACCAGTGAAACAACTGAAAATGAAGAAAATAGCGAGGAGACCAATACCGGGGAAATTATTAAGAGTAAAGATGATGTGACCGGTGAAAGCACAGACGACTTTGGTGAAAAAAACATAATTGAAGGAGAAGTAAATAAAAAAGATGTTAATAAAGCTGAAGTAAATGAAACTGAAGAAACAGTTGATGAGGCTACCAGAAAGGAACTTAAAAATATAATTAATAGTGAAATTATAAAACCAGGTAATGAAAGTAGTGACAATAACCTACCTGAATATTATAATATATTGTATAAGGTAAAACCGGGTGATACCCTGGCCTCAATAGCAAGGAAGTATGGTCTGTTTGTCAGTAACATAAAACTGGTAAATGGAATAGATGAAGTAAAAACAGGACAGACAATAACCCTGCCGATACCAAAAAGCCATTTGTATATAATTAAAAAAGGTGAAACCCTGTGGCAGATATATTTAAAATTTGGTGTCAGTGTTTCTGTCCTGCAAGAAATCAATAATATAAAAGATGTAAGAAAAATTCCGGCAGGAACTTTAATAATTATTCCAAAAAGGATAAATGACTAG
- the aroC gene encoding chorismate synthase, producing MLSFKTAGESHGKGLMVIIDGMPAGVKVDIDLINKKLGRRQGGYGRGGRMKIEKDKVEVLSGIRCGETIGSPVGLLIYNRDWENWKKVMSPVTRPGVGNEEISIKKDGKIKKIKRVVTRPRPGHADLAGALKYNQSDIRNILERASARETAARTAAGAVAQALLKYFDIDIISHVIQIGEVKSSSPEVDFDTLKERILKSPLNCYDKKKEQEMINHIDKIKEAGDSLGGVIEIRTTPLPVGLGSHVQWDRRLDGRLAQALISIPAIKGVEIGTAFDNAGSYGSRVHDEIFYSKEKGFYRKTNRAGGLEGGITNGEPLIIRLAMKPIPTLYSPLQSVDIVTKKPFTASVERSDVTAVPAAGVVAEAMVSFILAQAILEKFGGDHIDEIFDNYKRFLDKM from the coding sequence GTGTTAAGTTTTAAAACTGCGGGTGAATCCCACGGCAAGGGCTTAATGGTGATTATTGACGGAATGCCGGCTGGAGTTAAGGTTGATATTGATTTAATTAATAAGAAGCTTGGCCGGCGTCAGGGTGGGTATGGACGTGGTGGCAGGATGAAAATTGAAAAAGACAAGGTTGAGGTCTTAAGTGGTATAAGGTGTGGTGAAACTATTGGGAGCCCGGTCGGGCTCCTAATTTATAATCGGGATTGGGAAAACTGGAAAAAGGTCATGTCCCCTGTAACCCGTCCCGGGGTGGGCAATGAAGAGATAAGTATCAAAAAGGATGGTAAAATAAAGAAAATAAAACGGGTTGTAACCAGACCCAGGCCGGGACATGCTGATCTGGCCGGAGCCCTTAAATACAACCAGAGTGATATTAGAAATATACTGGAAAGGGCCAGTGCCCGTGAGACAGCGGCCCGGACAGCAGCGGGGGCAGTTGCCCAGGCTCTTTTGAAATATTTTGATATTGATATTATTAGTCATGTTATTCAAATAGGGGAAGTAAAATCCAGTTCCCCTGAAGTAGATTTCGATACCTTAAAAGAGCGGATTCTGAAGTCACCTTTGAATTGTTATGATAAGAAAAAGGAACAGGAAATGATTAATCATATTGATAAAATAAAAGAAGCCGGTGATAGTCTCGGTGGTGTTATTGAAATTAGGACAACTCCATTACCGGTAGGACTGGGGAGTCATGTTCAATGGGATAGAAGGCTTGATGGAAGACTGGCCCAGGCTTTAATCAGTATTCCAGCTATTAAGGGTGTGGAGATAGGTACTGCCTTTGATAATGCTGGTAGTTATGGTTCCCGGGTACATGATGAAATATTTTATAGTAAGGAGAAGGGTTTTTATAGGAAAACCAACCGGGCTGGAGGTCTGGAAGGTGGAATAACCAACGGGGAACCGTTAATCATCAGACTGGCGATGAAGCCAATCCCTACCCTATACAGCCCGCTGCAATCGGTTGACATTGTAACTAAAAAGCCTTTCACGGCCAGTGTTGAACGGTCTGATGTAACGGCTGTACCGGCTGCCGGAGTAGTTGCTGAGGCGATGGTAAGTTTTATCCTGGCCCAGGCTATTTTAGAGAAATTTGGTGGAGACCATATTGATGAAATCTTTGATAATTATAAACGCTTTCTGGATAAAATGTAA
- a CDS encoding shikimate kinase: MKISLVGFMGTGKSSVGKLLAEKLNYPFLDTDDLIVNKAGMGIPQIFSKYGEGYFRKLEEEVLRHVVTTGDNFVLATGGGIVISPYNRKLLKDYTTPVLLSASPEVIYERISGDKRPLLFTDDPLEKIKELLAEREQYYSQFDNQVYTGGKEKREVVDEIIHLIGVDRLGL, encoded by the coding sequence ATGAAGATATCTCTGGTTGGATTTATGGGGACAGGAAAGTCCAGTGTTGGAAAGTTGCTGGCAGAAAAATTAAATTATCCATTTCTGGATACCGATGACTTAATTGTAAATAAAGCCGGAATGGGGATTCCACAAATTTTTTCTAAATATGGTGAAGGGTATTTCCGGAAACTGGAAGAGGAAGTTTTACGCCATGTGGTGACCACCGGTGACAATTTTGTCCTGGCTACCGGTGGGGGTATAGTTATTTCACCATATAATAGAAAATTACTTAAAGACTATACGACACCGGTTTTATTATCAGCTTCACCGGAAGTAATTTATGAGCGGATCAGTGGGGATAAACGTCCTCTGCTTTTTACTGATGATCCCCTTGAGAAAATCAAGGAGCTCCTTGCAGAAAGGGAACAATATTATAGTCAGTTTGATAATCAGGTTTATACGGGAGGCAAGGAGAAGAGAGAAGTTGTAGATGAAATTATTCACCTGATAGGAGTTGATAGGCTTGGACTTTAA
- the aroB gene encoding 3-dehydroquinate synthase, with the protein MDFKSIEVNIPSKTVNYSIIIGQGLMENAGSLIKDVYRGRKIMVVTDENVDGLYGDIMLKSLEKEGFVVIKYIIPPGEKSKSNYYLHKGYDIMVENGFGRDHLVVAFGGGVVGDLAGYLAATYMRGIGLVQIPTTLLSQVDSSVGGKTAINHPAGKNLIGAFYQPDRVIIDVGVLKSLEKRELRAGMAEVIKYGLIFDSDFVDYLRNNYQEVFVYNPRVLGRIIEQSCNYKARIVEEDQKEKGIRALLNFGHTIGHSLEAVTGYRKYKHGEAVAIGMVGAARLSERLELLQEGEADKVAEILRLYGLPLSYQYGEDPEMVYKTLFYDKKVKDNKLTWILLKNIGKGFIKNDVNDNIINEVLEGLK; encoded by the coding sequence TTGGACTTTAAATCAATTGAAGTCAATATACCTTCAAAGACAGTAAATTATTCTATAATTATTGGACAAGGACTGATGGAGAATGCTGGTTCCTTAATTAAGGATGTTTACCGGGGAAGGAAAATTATGGTGGTAACTGATGAAAATGTGGATGGGTTATATGGTGACATCATGTTAAAGTCACTGGAAAAAGAAGGGTTTGTTGTTATCAAATATATAATTCCGCCTGGGGAAAAGTCAAAGAGCAATTATTATCTTCATAAGGGTTATGATATCATGGTTGAAAATGGATTTGGAAGGGATCATCTGGTAGTAGCCTTCGGTGGAGGCGTAGTCGGTGATCTGGCCGGTTATCTGGCTGCAACATACATGAGGGGGATTGGCCTGGTACAGATACCGACTACACTGCTGTCCCAGGTTGATAGCAGTGTTGGTGGAAAGACAGCGATAAACCATCCAGCCGGTAAAAACCTGATCGGTGCTTTTTATCAACCGGACAGGGTTATTATAGATGTCGGGGTCCTGAAATCACTGGAAAAGAGGGAATTGCGGGCCGGGATGGCCGAGGTTATAAAATATGGTTTGATATTCGACAGTGATTTTGTAGATTACCTCCGGAATAATTATCAGGAGGTATTTGTTTATAATCCCCGTGTTCTGGGGAGGATAATTGAACAGTCATGTAATTATAAAGCCAGGATAGTGGAAGAAGATCAAAAAGAAAAGGGTATCAGGGCCCTGTTGAATTTTGGTCATACTATTGGCCATTCCCTGGAGGCTGTAACCGGGTATAGAAAGTATAAACATGGTGAAGCTGTGGCCATTGGAATGGTGGGGGCAGCCCGGTTGTCAGAAAGGTTGGAGTTGCTTCAGGAAGGTGAGGCAGATAAGGTTGCAGAAATTTTAAGATTATATGGATTACCCCTTTCCTATCAGTATGGTGAAGACCCTGAGATGGTTTATAAAACCCTTTTTTATGATAAAAAAGTAAAAGATAATAAATTGACCTGGATTTTACTCAAAAATATAGGTAAAGGCTTTATTAAAAATGATGTAAATGATAATATAATTAATGAGGTACTGGAGGGGTTAAAGTGA
- the aroQ gene encoding type II 3-dehydroquinate dehydratase, protein MNRVAVIHGPNLNLLGRREPEVYGTKSLENINKEIEKRANNLKIEVDIFQSNHEGEIIDFIHDNYKALSGIIINPGGLTHYSIALRDALAAVRLPVVEVHISNIHKREDFRHRSVIASVAVGQITGLGTEGYLYALEAIVNIIKKGSY, encoded by the coding sequence GTGAATAGGGTAGCTGTTATTCATGGTCCAAACCTGAACTTACTTGGCAGGCGGGAGCCGGAAGTATATGGGACAAAAAGCCTGGAAAATATCAATAAAGAAATTGAGAAAAGGGCTAATAACCTGAAAATTGAGGTTGACATTTTCCAGAGTAACCATGAAGGGGAAATAATTGATTTTATTCATGACAATTATAAAGCCCTTAGTGGTATCATTATTAACCCCGGTGGGTTGACCCATTACAGTATTGCTCTGAGGGATGCCCTGGCAGCCGTACGTCTTCCTGTAGTTGAGGTACATATCAGTAATATTCATAAAAGAGAAGACTTCAGGCACAGGTCTGTTATTGCTTCAGTTGCGGTCGGTCAGATTACCGGACTGGGGACAGAGGGTTATTTATATGCCCTGGAAGCCATTGTTAATATTATTAAAAAGGGGAGTTATTAA
- a CDS encoding M24 family metallopeptidase, with translation MEKRIQQLRKAMKKMDLDSLIIDSSHNRFYLTGFTGTAGRVLFTPENNYFITDFRYTEQAHEQISGFEILEVNQKAVVEISDILDQDNSSRVGFEARSVTYDVFQKYKKTFNESIKLVPTAGLVEKIRVVKDRSEVETIKKAAEIADSAFKHILDFIKPGVTEREVALELEYFMKKNGGEGNAFDFIVASGKRSSLPHGVASDKVIEDGDFVTMDFGTYYKGYCSDMTRTVIVGEPTPEQKEIYNIVLKAQNEVIKNIRAGMTCKEADAIARDIIAEHGYKDNFGHSLGHGLGVEVHEDPRVSYASDEVLKPGMVVTDEPGIYIADWGGVRIEDDLLITEDGCEVLTSSPKDLISV, from the coding sequence ATGGAAAAGAGAATACAGCAATTAAGAAAAGCTATGAAAAAAATGGATCTGGACAGTTTGATTATTGATTCCAGCCATAACCGATTTTATTTAACCGGTTTTACTGGCACAGCCGGGAGGGTATTATTCACACCAGAAAATAATTATTTTATAACAGATTTTCGTTATACAGAACAGGCCCATGAGCAGATATCGGGTTTTGAAATACTGGAGGTTAACCAGAAAGCAGTTGTGGAAATTTCTGATATTCTTGATCAGGATAATTCTAGCCGGGTCGGTTTTGAAGCAAGAAGTGTTACCTATGATGTTTTTCAAAAATACAAAAAGACATTTAATGAAAGTATCAAGCTTGTACCAACGGCCGGGCTTGTTGAGAAAATCAGGGTTGTTAAAGATAGAAGTGAAGTTGAGACTATTAAAAAGGCAGCTGAGATAGCCGATAGTGCTTTTAAACACATCCTTGATTTTATAAAACCGGGGGTAACAGAAAGGGAGGTTGCCCTGGAATTAGAATACTTTATGAAAAAAAACGGTGGAGAAGGAAATGCCTTTGATTTCATAGTTGCTTCTGGTAAAAGGTCTTCTTTGCCCCATGGGGTAGCCAGTGATAAGGTTATTGAAGATGGGGATTTTGTTACCATGGATTTTGGAACCTATTATAAGGGTTATTGTTCTGATATGACACGGACAGTGATAGTGGGAGAACCGACCCCTGAACAAAAGGAGATTTATAATATTGTGCTAAAAGCTCAGAATGAGGTCATAAAAAATATCAGAGCAGGTATGACCTGTAAAGAGGCAGATGCTATTGCCCGTGATATAATAGCTGAACATGGGTATAAGGATAATTTTGGTCACAGCCTCGGTCATGGCCTCGGAGTTGAAGTTCATGAGGATCCCCGTGTTTCTTATGCTTCAGATGAGGTATTAAAACCGGGGATGGTAGTTACTGATGAACCCGGTATTTATATTGCTGACTGGGGTGGAGTCAGGATAGAAGATGACCTGTTGATAACTGAAGATGGATGTGAAGTTCTGACCAGTTCCCCTAAAGATCTTATTTCGGTGTAG
- the efp gene encoding elongation factor P codes for MISTNDFHNGLTIELDGTVYQVVKFQHSKTGRGGAFVRTKLRNIEDGGIIEKTFRAGEKVKKAHVDQKNMQYLYHNGDDYVFMDTDTYEQLSISNEQLGDKVDYLKENMSLEVLMYENRPIDINLPTFVELEVEKTQPGIRGDTVSGGSKPATLETGAVVQVPLFINEGDVIKVDTRSGEYIERVS; via the coding sequence ATGATATCAACCAATGATTTTCACAATGGTCTAACTATTGAGCTTGATGGGACTGTTTATCAGGTGGTTAAATTTCAACATTCTAAAACCGGACGGGGAGGGGCTTTTGTACGAACAAAACTTAGAAATATCGAAGATGGGGGTATTATTGAAAAGACCTTTAGAGCCGGTGAAAAAGTAAAGAAAGCCCATGTTGATCAGAAAAATATGCAGTATCTTTATCATAATGGTGATGATTACGTATTTATGGATACAGATACTTATGAACAGCTTTCCATTAGCAATGAACAGCTGGGAGATAAAGTCGATTACCTTAAAGAAAACATGAGCCTTGAAGTTCTAATGTATGAAAATAGACCTATTGATATAAATTTACCAACCTTTGTAGAACTTGAAGTTGAAAAAACCCAACCTGGTATCAGGGGTGATACTGTATCAGGTGGTTCCAAACCTGCTACTCTGGAAACCGGGGCAGTTGTTCAGGTCCCCCTATTTATTAATGAAGGAGATGTAATTAAAGTGGATACCAGGAGCGGTGAGTATATAGAACGGGTATCATGA
- the sfsA gene encoding DNA/RNA nuclease SfsA, whose protein sequence is MIRKAFFIKRLNRFAALVSLMGEEEKVFVPNSGRMKELLIRGTPVLLKKVISGQRKTKYDLIKVYHNSRWVSIDSRVPNRIFSDAIKKGRVTDFKGFKFGRQEVRWGNSRLDMLLVKKDVPVKYYLELKSVTLVEGDIARFPDAPTERGRRHLRELTDCLKKGHKAGIVFIVQRDDARFFSPNDKTDPEFGKELRRALKAGVNAFAYTCRVDEKSIKIDKKINILL, encoded by the coding sequence ATGATCAGAAAGGCTTTTTTTATCAAAAGGTTAAACAGGTTTGCTGCCCTTGTTTCCCTGATGGGGGAAGAGGAGAAAGTGTTTGTCCCCAATTCCGGCAGAATGAAGGAGCTTTTAATCAGGGGGACACCTGTTTTGTTAAAAAAAGTTATATCCGGTCAACGGAAAACAAAATATGATCTTATTAAGGTATACCATAATAGTAGATGGGTTTCTATAGACAGCAGGGTACCCAATAGAATATTCAGTGATGCTATTAAAAAGGGACGGGTTACTGATTTTAAGGGTTTTAAATTTGGGAGACAAGAGGTGAGATGGGGTAACAGTAGGTTAGATATGCTGCTGGTTAAAAAGGATGTTCCAGTGAAATATTATCTTGAACTTAAATCTGTTACCCTGGTCGAAGGTGATATTGCCAGATTTCCCGATGCCCCAACTGAAAGGGGTCGCAGGCATTTGCGGGAGCTAACAGACTGCCTTAAAAAAGGTCACAAAGCCGGTATTGTTTTTATCGTACAACGTGATGATGCCAGGTTTTTCTCTCCCAATGATAAAACTGATCCTGAATTTGGCAAAGAACTGAGGCGGGCTTTAAAGGCCGGAGTCAATGCCTTTGCTTATACCTGTAGGGTTGATGAAAAGAGTATCAAGATCGATAAAAAAATTAATATACTGTTATAA
- a CDS encoding DUF4175 domain-containing protein — protein sequence MANNAKTTSWTVTGLGVAVSALGWSLLPSLWGAGILGFGLAHIVLGLLDTQRPVVKK from the coding sequence ATGGCCAATAATGCAAAAACAACTAGCTGGACAGTAACAGGATTAGGTGTAGCTGTATCTGCTCTTGGTTGGAGCCTGTTACCTTCTCTATGGGGAGCCGGCATTTTAGGGTTTGGACTAGCCCATATCGTTCTCGGGCTTCTCGATACCCAGCGTCCGGTCGTAAAAAAGTAA